From the genome of Podospora bellae-mahoneyi strain CBS 112042 chromosome 2, whole genome shotgun sequence:
GCTTAACGCCTGAGAGGGTACGGCCGTAATCGGGGATGACGAGGTAagccgatgatgatgcgggcGGAGGGGCAAAGTGCTCGGCTTCGATAGACACGACATTGTTGGCTTCGACGTGGCCTTTGAAGTCATCTGGCACATTGTTGTTCTGGATGGGCAGGATAACTGTGGCCGTTGTGCCGGGGGCGTTGAGATTCGCGATGCTCAAAGAAGCTGCAGTGTTTCCAACTGGGGCCTTTGACCAATCGACCGAGATGAGGGAACCAATGTCCGTTGCTCCCGAGGTCGTCGAGATGGTATTCTGAGCGTTTGTCACACTGACAAAAGAAGTGTTGGATGTGATCCGGTAGCTGAACGTCCCGTTGTCACGGGCAAAGACATCAAGCCAGCGTTGATCTGAAGGTGCCATGTATGGACTGGCTGCAGGCAGCGTGAGCGATGCAGAGCCTGGGAATGCGCCCGAGCTGCCTTGCACCGCAACACCCATGAGCGCATTCTTTGCTTGTGTCGTGAGCCAAGTCAATCCCGGAAGAGAATTCGAGGCTGGTTCCTGCCAGTTGTTGTAACCGATGTGAGTCTGAGCCATGACATTGTTCCATTTGCCGCTCAGGATGCTGTGGTACTGCCTGGTGATGGCCTGGTCGGCAGAAAATGCAGCCTGCACGTCCCTGAGCAATTTGTTCGCGCTGACGCGATGCTGACCTCTGTACGTGCCAGCAAGAGCAACCTTGGTGTAAATTTCATAGACGCCTCTGCCAGCCATGATGGGATGCAGGACCACTTCCCAGAACGACGTCTTAACGTCACTTGGCAGGGCATCATGGACGGCTTGCGCATTCTTGAGCAGAGAAGTCCATTCGTTGAAATTCAGCTCGGCTTCATCGTAGCTGATGGTATCGAAGGCAAAGGGTGTCCTGCTGAGATCCTCATACTTCATCCGTGCTGTGAGCTTGCCGTATCTTGTCATGATGGAAGCAGTGGTATCTCCAGCAAGTTCACCCCATTGCCGCGCACCCCACACACCGAGCCACTTCTTGGTACTGTCGAGGTCAGTGAACGCTTTTCGATCCCAAGCCATAGCCATAAAGTGGGCAGTTGGCAACTCCTAGAGACAAGATTAGTATCTCAGGCCGGAATTCGGATAACTCAAGAGCACCATACCAATCCTTTGAGATCTCCAACATTGGCAATCCATAGCTTGTCAACGCCGCTGTCGTAAGCAAGTGTCATTTGCTCCCACGTCTTTTGAAGTTGGATAGTGTTGATCCACTTGTAGTTTCGTGGATCACCGACATAGTCGAAGTGATAGTACATGCCAGTACCTCCCACCCTGTTTCCTTCGTTACCGATCGGGACCCGACGAATGTTTCCTCTATTATCATCACTCCACACAATTGTCACGTCGTCTGAAACTTTCATGCCTTTTTGCCAATAACCAGGTACTTCCTGTGTGATGTCAGACATAGTTTTGAACAGAAAACAGATAATGGAACGGGTCAACGAACCTTGTACATCATCCAAGCATGTGGAATCTCGGATAATGGTTTCCCAATGGTTTTAGTCAGtgtttgttgctgccagGCGATGACCTCCTCCAGGGCCTGAGAGTTGAGTGAAGGCGACGCAGCATCTCCCGAACCTCTCATACCCACAGTGTAGATCGTGCTCCAGTTCTTTGCCCTTGTCGGACCTTCCTGCATAAAAGCTTGGACGCCAGCCTTGTTGCTTCTCCAATCCCAAGAGCCCCTCAGAAATCTCCCTTGCTCTTTGTCAGCCCGGGCCATCGGCTCGTGGTGACTTGTTCCCACGAAGATGCCATACTCAGTTGCCGTTGGTCCGTTCCTGGTGTCATCGAGGTAGAACATGCTGGACCACATCGCTGGCCAAAGATAATTGCCTTTCATCCGGAGGATCAGTTCGAAGATGAGCTTGTAAAAGTCGAGGACGAAGGGGCTTCCATATTGGCTTGGAGTGAACTTGGTCCTGCCCCAGCCTGTCAAGCCTGGCGATTCATCGTTGAGGAAGATGCCTCGATATCTGACAGAGGGCGGTCCTTCAGTGTAAGTGTCGCTGTTGGCCCAAATGtattgcttcttcttggccggaACATCAGCCCAGTAGTGCCAAGGCGATACCCCTATTTTCCCCGAGACGTCGTACACACCGTATGCGGTACCGCGCAAATCCGAGCCGGCAATGGCAAGTACAGAGCTGCTCCCTTCCCATGGTGACTGAACGACTTGGTAGGCGAATGTTTCCCACTTGTTGGCAATGGAGACTGTGTCGAATTTCTTGGTGCTCCCCAGATTGTCGATGAGACTCGACTGCCCGACAGTTCCCACCAAGATGATTGGTTTCGTCCCTTTCTGGGAAATAGTCGAGTTCCAatctgccaccaccactgttCCGTTGACACCCAACACCCGTCCAAAATCCAGGGCCAGATCATTGGCAACTCGCTTCACACCGGGTAGGTCATTGGGGGCGACTCTGATCTCGGGAGCTAGGTTTGCTCCGCCAAGCTGCAAACCGGTACCAGCCgcggagaagctgaagatGGAAGGCTTTTCCGTGTATGCAATTGCTGGCGTAAATAATGTAAGCGCTAGAGCGGCGAGTTCGAGAAAGGGAGCCATTGTGAAGTCCTGTGGTGAactacaccaccacaacgATGAGCACTTGCTTCATCCATGGCACACTCGTGAGATGGGTCTCGCCGTAGATATAGTCTAAACAGAATCCTATGATTTCCAAATGGTTTACACATCCCATCAGTAGGATATAAGCGGGTAAAGCAGTGAAAGAACCTGAGAGGGCTGCTCAATATAACGTGTCCGCTTGACAGCTAGAGATAGATGAAGACGActgaaaaataaaaaagtgCCGTTCCGGAAACCATCCTGACAGCTATTTGCCTACGTGAGAACTTCCGGGTTGCTGGGTCTTGGGCATGTCTGCGTCTGAATATCGAGTGCGGTTGAAACGAGAACCAGTGATTGGTGGAATTTTATGAAGCCACGAACTTGAGCTTCATTGCCTTAAAATGGCTTCATAGAGAGACTGCGGAGTGTGGCAACGAGGACAATTAATACAAAGTGACTGTTGCCTGGACTTAACCGACCCAATGGCAATGTCGAGACTGGCTGAAAGGGTGAGAGTGAAGGTGAGAGTGAAAGTTGGGGGTCAGGGGAAGCTTCCCCTGGATGACCCCCACTTTGGTAGCATCTACCCCACAAAAATAATCCAAAATCAACCAGAAGCTGCCCCGCATCCACAGTCACTCTCACCGCAGCTGACAGCACCACTCGACGCTTCCAACACTGTCTTCCCTGCACCAGTATCTCCGTATCGCAGTCAGATCCCCCAGCCAAGGCCGGACTATCCCAATTGCCGCTGCCCACGGTATCATCCGCCCAGATTACGCACACCCGCCAGAGAACACCGGTTCTCCCCGTGGAGGACCCTGGACGAGCTTTTGGATGCAGGCTAAACGGTCACACAGCCTTACGAACCCCATCCCAGCGACATCATGGCAGACCCCGCCGTCGCGGCTCTTAATTCCCTCCTCCGTGAGGCGTCTATCGACGACCATGCCGAAGCTCTCGAGCTCGCAACTGCCGCCGTTCGCTCTAACAAGATCCAAGGCCCCGACCTGGCCAGCGCCCAACACACACGCGTGGTCGCACTCTTGAAGCTCGACCGCTACGACGATGCCCTCCGAGTCATTGCCGAGGGCGGTGACGCTCTCGAGAAGGACTGCTCTTTCGAAAAAGCATATGCGCTCTATAAGACGGGAGACTTGGAGGGCGCCGAGGCGGTGCTGCAAAAGACTGGAGTCGACACCGGGAAGAGCCAGCGTGGCCTGAAGCACGTTGCTGGCCAAGTGGCATACCGCAACGAAAAGTTTGAACGCGCCGCCGCGATATATCGGGATCTCAAGGACGATACCGAGGGAGCAAACTACGGCGAGGAGAACGATCTGCGAATCAACTTGACCGCAGCCGATGCGCAGCTGCAATGGCAAGGAATGGAGTGGGCCGTtccagaggaggagaagcagccagcgagggaggatttggaagCCTTCGAGACGGCGTACAATGCTGCTTGCATCTGCATCTCGAGGGGAGACTACACCAAGGCCTCGGTTCTACTGAAACGGTCCAGGGATTTGTGCGAGGCAACCGAGGACTTGaacgaggaggaaaagaaggccgAGTTGGTGCCAATCCTTGTGCAGCAGGCCTTTGTCTTTACCAAGCTTGGGAAGCTAGACGAGGCCTTGAGCCTGCAGAATgccatcaacctcttcgAGTGAGTCTCTCGTTATTGCGACCTGGTCATACTATCTAACCTAGCACTGCAGGGTATCCGAGACATCTACCAAGGTCATTGCGCAGGGAAATAAACTGCTCCCCAAGGCTACCGCGAACCCCTTTATTGCAGAGCGTTTGGCCCGTGCTTTACCAAAAATCGAAGGAAACGACCGGTTGTTTGGGTTCCAAACCGCTGCCCTTCAGCGGAACAAGAATGTCATTGATCTTCAGGCCCAAAAGTTTGAGGGCAAAGAGATCAGAGCGCACAAACTTCTTGCTGGAGCCCAAGTTCCCGATCTCTCAGTTTCCAAGGTCGACCTTGGTGTTGCCGGCGCAGCAGCTGCTACCAAGTGTGGGGATGGCAAACCGACTGTGCGCCAGCTTTTGCCTCTTCTGGAGAAGCGTCCAAACGACATTGGTCTCCTCCTCACGATTATCCAACTCTACATTCAAATCAACACACTCCCTCCGGCAATCTTGTTGCTCGAGAAATTCTTCACACGCCTCGAGGAGGCGAACACCCCCGAGCACATTGATGTCCGGTTTGCGCCTGGCCTTGTTGCTCTTGCTGTATCTCTCTACCGGTCTCAGAACCGGCAAAGGGATGTCCGCAACGAGCTCTCCAAGGCTGCCGCGCACTGGAGAAGCAAGACTGAAGCCGCAGGAGCAGGCTCATCCATCGCCAGAGAAGCTGGGATTGAGTTACTTCGCTCCTCGCACCCTTCCGACTTGGCAGCTGCTGGCAAGGCCTTTGAGCAGATTCTCTCGGCCCAGCCAGGGGACCGCACTGCCACTGCAGGTCTAGTTGCCAGCTATGCCACGACTGATTTTGCCAAGGTGGAACCCTACCTGGAATCACTGCCCTCGGTTGAGAAGCTCACTCAAGGTGTGGATGTTAGCGCGCTCATTGACGCCGGTGTTGCTCTTCTCACACCTCCTGCTTCTCAGCAatccaagaagaggaagtttgatggagagggcgcGGCCCCTGAAAAGGAGAAGCAACAGCCGGCCAAGAAgccaaggaagaggaagctgcCCAAGAACTACGACCCAACCAAGAAGCCTGACCCTGAGAGGTGGTTGCCACTGCGTGACAGGAGCACTTATAGGCCCAAAGGCAAAAAGGGCAAGAAAAGGGCTCAGGAGGCCACTCAGGGCGGTGtagtgaaggaggaggagacgctGGAGCTGGCGGGCGGTGCTGGCTCTGTCAAGGTAGAAAAGgccggcgggggtggtggtggagcgaacaagaagaagaagaaggggaagaaatGAGCGGGTGTGGTATGAAAGGCGGCATTGCATGCACCCATTAGATCAATGATTAATGACATATGGTCACCATATTGGATTGGCACTTTGATGAAGGAATCAAGCATCGTTGGTGTAAAGCTAAGCAGACAAAAGCTTCTGGACTGCAAGTTTACGTACAAGGCTTAGATGTCGAATACACCAATGGGAGCTGTAGGATTACATCGAGCAGGCGAACAAATAAACGGCGGCTTACGTGAAACATTTAGGCATACCTTATGCAAGCCACACGGAACAAATGCGATAAGCCTCGAAAGCTGAAGGCTGGATCATCAAAGCCTCGAGGGTAGAGGAAGGAACTTGGTGGAAAGGATACAGACGTCCATGTATTACTGATAGCGAATCCTGTATGGGGGTGAGTTAATCTGAAATACTTTGGAAGTGTCATCCCCCCGGCTTCAGACGGGATCATCATCGCGATCAAAGTCCTCTGCTGTGTGCAATGGCAGTCAACAATGTTCAGATTTTCCAATTGGGTATCCGGGACCAATTCAATGGTGTAACGGAAAGGGAGCAAAGATATACGCACAACATGGCACGGTAGGGCCCAGTCTGCCACCACTCTGCTTTGGCCATTCCATCCTGCTGATGACTTGTTTAGTGCCACTTGGTATGGAGCTCGTATCATTCTAGAACAAGTCTCTCCAGAGTCTTGCCCGATTTTCGATTTCATTCTTGAGCTTCACCGGGCCTGTTCTGGGAACTGGGATGCAATTGTTGGTCATGTAGGCATGGAGAGGGACCAGCTGCAGCAATTTCTCACCTACGCCGCGACATTCCTTTCAAATGTCGGCAATCACTATGGCTCGGGGGATCAGAAGTTTACCTTGGAGATCGATCAACGCTGTTCCCCCCTTACAGCCTCGGTTTCCCGAGCGACACTACGCAGAGCAGCTACTACCCTGGCGACCCGGTTTCAGAAGAGGAGATAGCCATGGTGTCGAGGATCCTTGAGCAGAACTCTATTCTCCCCGAGAATACCCGGATTCGAAGGGCAAACAACAGTACAGATGACTCTGAGGTCCTTGTCGCTTCGGTCCAGCGTGACGACGACGTAAGCCGCATCCGTACCTTTCCCACCCCAGGCCTAAAGGGTGTGATACGACTGATTCGAGGAGACCACTCCTCTGCGTTGGAAAATATCTGCAACGAACTCACCCAGGCTGCGAAGTTCGCCGCCAACGACTCCCAGGTCGAATTCCTCCGGAAGTATGAAGAAAGCTTCCAGACAGGCAGTCTGAACACGTACCGGGAGTCCCAATGGATTTGGGACCGGGACGAGGCACCGCGAGTTGACTTCTCGAGCATCCACAGTGAGTTGTATTGAAACCAAGGCTTGTGGGTTGTGTGTTGCTGACCATAGTAATAGCTCTTGCATACTGTGCTAGTATCATCTTTCCGGGGATCAACTTGCCCAATGTATGTTAAGAGGGTTGAGGCTGTCCATTTTTCTCACTGAATGTTATGCTAGCATGGTCTTATTACAATGATATCCGTCAGGAGGATGGCTTCAAGAATGTCATTATTTCCAACAGGATGGCAACGGAGAGCAGGGCGCTACAATACCCTTTCATCGACCCCTCGGAGGCAGAGACGTTTACCAAGCACAAGTTCCCCGCATACCATTGGTGTGTTGTGCTCCATGAGCTGCTGGGCCATGGTACAGGACAAATGATGGTCGAAACCGAGGAAGGGAAGCATAATGTTGACATCGACAATCCGCCTATCAGCCCGCTTACTGGAAAGCCGATCACTACCTGGTATAAGCCGGGTCAGACTTGGACTGGCCAGTTTGCTGATCTCGCCACGACGGTTGACGAATGCAGGGCCGAGCTCCTTGGAGCATATCTGATGGACGATCCGGAGCCGTTGGAGTTATTTGGGTTTACGGCCAGCTCAGAATTAGCGCTGAAGACCGTGAGTTCTCACTGCTCTCAGACGGCTTGAGGGTACTGATATTGTTGGACATTAGTCACCTTCAACGTATACCAGCAacttgatgttgatgggctCCAAGGCCTCTCAAACTTCAATGTTAACACTGGTGTGAGCATCTATGCGACGAACAGTGAACGATAACTATGTGTTAACTACAACACAGAAATGGGTCAAGCCCATAGCAGGGTAGGCGTTCCAAAACAATTGCGCATGTATGTCTTCTAACAATACGATAGGCCCATTTCGCTATTCTCAAATGTCTGTTGCTTGATGGCAATGGGCCGGTGACGGTAGTCCATGACGGCTTGGCAAAGGCCGTCAGAGTTCGAGTGGACCGATCCAAGATCCTCACGCACGGCAAGGTTGCTCTTGGCAGCATGCTCCCGAGGCTGCACATGTATCGCTGTACAGCCGACGCGAGTGCCTGCCGCGCATATTATGAAGAGCTCTCAGCTGTGGATGGCGAGTACCTTGAGTGGCGGGAGACGGTGTTGGCGAACAAGCCTCCGCCATTTGTGTTTGTCCATGCCAACACTTTCTTGGATGGCGAGAAGGTAGTGTTGAGGGAGTATGAGCCCACAGCCGAGGGTGTTATCCAGAATTGGGCAGAACGGAGTGTATGATCCTTTCGAGCACAGTCTCCTGTTTTCCTTCTCTCGCCCCCTTACCATCCCATTCTGCAGCAACATCTTCCACGGCCCAACGATCTCCTATTTCCAAATCTTCATTCATGAGGTTTCCAACTAATTCAGTCCCCGACTTTCTTCATAGAGTCAACATACTGCAAGATTTGAAAGACCATCTGCGCAAGACCGATCAGAATGCTTGATGTGTCAAAGATCAGGACGCTCCAGAACGCCAGCCATGCGGTCGAGTCCCGCCTGTCCTGCCATAGCTGGCGAAGAGAGCGTGGTTTCTTGCCTGCTGCATAACTGTTCAACCGGACAATCCTGCTGCGAAGATGGGGGAAGTCACCAGCAAGATTGTACTCATCCCGCCCAGTCAACGGCACAGGACACTGAAATCTCTTCCGACCGCAGAGCTCGACGAGAAGCTGACCTTGACCCTGAGGCGTGGCAGATGTAGGTTGCAGCCGGCGAAATGCCAGATTTTGATCTTTTACCTTGCCCAAAGATCAAACGGTACGAAagcaacacctcctccagcagacCCGTGATACCCTCCTCGGTTGCCCACGGGACCAAATCCGGTCTGTCGAATGCGCAGCGATATACCACACTGTTGCACCCTTCATTCCCGTCCACCCCTCGGTGTTGCTGGAGACTCTCGACGCAAAATGATGGGTATCGGTAGACGAAAAGCCACCCTGAAGGTCTGTCGAGCTCGAGGTGGCAGGGTAGGCAGTCGACCCATTGAACCTCCACGCGGCAGACACTTTGCCGTCCGAGGACAGAAAATACGAGGTCTTTGGCGGACTGAGGACCTTCGTCGTTGTCTTGGATTGATATGGTGCCAGAACTTATGAGTGTGTCcgtgatgctgctgatgcttTTAGGCCCTGGGCGGAGGA
Proteins encoded in this window:
- a CDS encoding hypothetical protein (MEROPS:MER0003564; EggNog:ENOG503P1HC; COG:O), with protein sequence MVSRILEQNSILPENTRIRRANNSTDDSEVLVASVQRDDDVSRIRTFPTPGLKGVIRLIRGDHSSALENICNELTQAAKFAANDSQVEFLRKYEESFQTGSLNTYRESQWIWDRDEAPRVDFSSIHTLAYCASIIFPGINLPNEDGFKNVIISNRMATESRALQYPFIDPSEAETFTKHKFPAYHWCVVLHELLGHGTGQMMVETEEGKHNVDIDNPPISPLTGKPITTWYKPGQTWTGQFADLATTVDECRAELLGAYLMDDPEPLELFGFTASSELALKTQLDVDGLQGLSNFNVNTEMGQAHSRAHFAILKCLLLDGNGPVTVVHDGLAKAVRVRVDRSKILTHGKVALGSMLPRLHMYRCTADASACRAYYEELSAVDGEYLEWRETVLANKPPPFVFVHANTFLDGEKVVLREYEPTAEGVIQNWAERSV
- a CDS encoding hypothetical protein (COG:O; EggNog:ENOG503NZD2; CAZy:GH115) codes for the protein MAPFLELAALALTLFTPAIAYTEKPSIFSFSAAGTGLQLGGANLAPEIRVAPNDLPGVKRVANDLALDFGRVLGVNGTVVVADWNSTISQKGTKPIILVGTVGQSSLIDNLGSTKKFDTVSIANKWETFAYQVVQSPWEGSSSVLAIAGSDLRGTAYGVYDVSGKIGVSPWHYWADVPAKKKQYIWANSDTYTEGPPSVRYRGIFLNDESPGLTGWGRTKFTPSQYGSPFVLDFYKLIFELILRMKGNYLWPAMWSSMFYLDDTRNGPTATEYGIFVGTSHHEPMARADKEQGRFLRGSWDWRSNKAGVQAFMQEGPTRAKNWSTIYTVGMRGSGDAASPSLNSQALEEVIAWQQQTLTKTIGKPLSEIPHAWMMYKEVPGYWQKGMKVSDDVTIVWSDDNRGNIRRVPIGNEGNRVGGTGMYYHFDYVGDPRNYKWINTIQLQKTWEQMTLAYDSGVDKLWIANVGDLKGLELPTAHFMAMAWDRKAFTDLDSTKKWLGVWGARQWGELAGDTTASIMTRYGKLTARMKYEDLSRTPFAFDTISYDEAELNFNEWTSLLKNAQAVHDALPSDVKTSFWEVVLHPIMAGRGVYEIYTKVALAGTYRGQHRVSANKLLRDVQAAFSADQAITRQYHSILSGKWNNVMAQTHIGYNNWQEPASNSLPGLTWLTTQAKNALMGVAVQGSSGAFPGSASLTLPAASPYMAPSDQRWLDVFARDNGTFSYRITSNTSFVSVTNAQNTISTTSGATDIGSLISVDWSKAPVGNTAASLSIANLNAPGTTATVILPIQNNNVPDDFKGHVEANNVVSIEAEHFAPPPASSSAYLVIPDYGRTLSGVKLPPKTPSQQAGKGHVLSYPFYTFSTATAATLTVYLAPSENANPNSPNKYTFGIDGGSQTTVQTVGMTDGSTQPQGWSDAVVKGSYVKTNNIGRLNPGKHELKVWLLEPTMVITKVVIDVGGLKSSLMGPPESAQV
- the srp72 gene encoding Signal recognition particle subunit SRP72 (COG:J; EggNog:ENOG503NWFW), giving the protein MADPAVAALNSLLREASIDDHAEALELATAAVRSNKIQGPDLASAQHTRVVALLKLDRYDDALRVIAEGGDALEKDCSFEKAYALYKTGDLEGAEAVLQKTGVDTGKSQRGLKHVAGQVAYRNEKFERAAAIYRDLKDDTEGANYGEENDLRINLTAADAQLQWQGMEWAVPEEEKQPAREDLEAFETAYNAACICISRGDYTKASVLLKRSRDLCEATEDLNEEEKKAELVPILVQQAFVFTKLGKLDEALSLQNAINLFEVSETSTKVIAQGNKLLPKATANPFIAERLARALPKIEGNDRLFGFQTAALQRNKNVIDLQAQKFEGKEIRAHKLLAGAQVPDLSVSKVDLGVAGAAAATKCGDGKPTVRQLLPLLEKRPNDIGLLLTIIQLYIQINTLPPAILLLEKFFTRLEEANTPEHIDVRFAPGLVALAVSLYRSQNRQRDVRNELSKAAAHWRSKTEAAGAGSSIAREAGIELLRSSHPSDLAAAGKAFEQILSAQPGDRTATAGLVASYATTDFAKVEPYLESLPSVEKLTQGVDVSALIDAGVALLTPPASQQSKKRKFDGEGAAPEKEKQQPAKKPRKRKLPKNYDPTKKPDPERWLPLRDRSTYRPKGKKGKKRAQEATQGGVVKEEETLELAGGAGSVKVEKAGGGGGGANKKKKKGKK